The Amblyraja radiata isolate CabotCenter1 chromosome 21, sAmbRad1.1.pri, whole genome shotgun sequence genome contains the following window.
gatgttttgattagtgggagagtctagaactagaggtcatagcctaagatgaggagaaatgtatttagtcacagCGTGGTAaatttgtagaattcattgcTGTAGAGGCCagatgtggatatttttaaggcaaagatagatagattcttgattagtacaggtgtcagagattatggggagaaggcaggggaatgcggttgggaggaagagatcgatcaaccatgattgaatggcgaaatagacttgatgggccgatggcctaattctactcctgttccttatgatCCTATgatgaggtttctgagtacttagaaACACATGATAAAATAATCAGCATGATTttatgaaggggagatcttgcctgacaaatctgttggaatacTTGTGGaagtagcaggatagacaaatgaGAGTCAgttgatgttgtttacctagattttctgaagtcctttgataaggtgctgcacgtgagactgctaaagaagatgagagcacaCGGTATTAGAGGGGAGATAccagcatggatagaagattggctgaatggcagagggaaaaagggggctttttctggttggctgccagtaacTAATGGTGTTCCGCAGAGGTTGGTGTTTGGGCCGCTGCTCTTCAGGGtgtatgtcaatgatttggattaggggattgatggctttgtggacaTGATGGCTTTGCAGATTATATGAAGATAGgtgaaggggcaggtagtgtataggagacaggttgggagagtgggcaaagaagtgacagatggaattcAACATAGCAAAGTGTGTGGTTAATCACGTTGGTAgaagaataaaggtgtagactattttccaaatggggagagggttcagaaatcggaggtgcaaaggatcttgggaatgctggtacaggattcccaaacGATTAATTTGCAAGTGCAACAGgtcgtaaggaaggcaaatggactgttagcatttattttgagaggactagaatataaaaaacagggatgctgaggctttataagacactggtcagaccacatttggaatattgtgagcagtttagggctccatatctgaagaatggatatgctggcattggagagggtctgtccagaggaggtttacgagaatgatcccagggataattgggttaacatatgatgagcatttgacgacactcggcatgtactcgctggagtttagaaggatgagggggaacctaattgaaacttaccgattagtgaaagccctggatagaatggatgtggagaggatgtttccacttgtgagagaatcttggaccagagggcacagtctcagaggaAAAGAACGTGTCTTTtacaaaagagatgaggagacatttattttcaGTGGATGGCAAATCTTTAGAATTAAttctacagatggctgtggaggctgtcaatgggtattttaaaagtggagagtgacagactcttgattagtaagggtgtctaagtttatggggagaaagcaggagaatggtatTGAGAAGGAACgatggatcggccatgattgaatggtgcctgttcttctgagtcactccagcaccttgtgtcttttttgtaaaccagcatctgagttctttgtgtctacatgcAATATTTCTCTCAAATGCTGCAAGTACATTGAGTGCAATGTGTGATTTGGTTCAAATTACAACTTCCTTTACTGTTTGAAACAGGTGGACTTAAACCAAATACAGATTGATGTAAATTACTTTTTTTATTCATTGTCTTTATATAAACGTGATTGGGCgttataaatataaaattattaccAATTTCAGTATACTCATTGTTATTAAATGTCTGTCTGCCTCAATATTACGCAGTGGGATCCAATGATCACTACGTTACCCGGTCTTTACCTGGTGTCTACTGGAATAATCAAGCCTGTGTCGTGGCTGCTGGGCTGGACCGAAGCCGTGGTGTGCTCCACAGCAATGCTGCGATTCATTAATCTGCTCTTCAATACAGGGAACCTCTACTTACTCTATGTGCTTTTGTGCAGGATACACCAGAAGGACAAGGTACACAATTTGTTCTGTTTAATTCCAAAATAGTAAAGCATGTTCAAAGTACAAAACCCTTTTCTTAAAGCTGAATGGTAGTTGTTGACTTAAGTATTTTCATTCATTAGTGCTTCAAACATATTTATATGGTTGACTGTCAAAATTGATTGTATAAAATAATTTATGATTGCAGGATATCTTCTTTCCTGTCTAATAGTGTTATTATGAGACATGCAGGTAAATCTTGGCATAACCCTGTTCATAGGCCTCATTGACTTGCCACATATGTAGTCAATCGCGTGTGCACACGTGATTCTCTGTgtcctctctccattcctcccctccaTTCTGAGTGCTTAACAGCCATATAATGTGAAATTAATTATCAGTTCAGTGAATAAAATATTTTATACAGTCTTATAAAAATAAGTGTGGATGCTGTCATTTTTAATGGAAATACCTTGTCAGTGAGTATTGCATTGTAATTACCTCTTTTTGTTGTCACAGGCTACCACTGCATTCCAGAGAATCGTGTCTGCATTAACACTTGCATCGTTTCCACTTCTTTATTTTTTCTCATTCTTGTACTACACCGATGCAGGCTCAACTTTCTTCatcttatttacttacttaatgTGCCTGTATGAAAGCCACAAAATCGCTGCCTGCCTTGGATTCTGTGCTTTTATGTTCCGTCAGACTAATATCATATGGATCATATTCTGTGCAGGGCATGTTGTTGCACAGAAATTAACTGAAGCATGGAAAACTGACTTGGTTaagaaaaaggatgaaaggacagctTGTATTCCAGATCTAACTGAAGAAACCAAGAAACTTGGTCGATTTCTTTTGGAGTATGTTCTTTCACTGAAGAATCTGAAGGTATTGATCCTTTTGACCTGGCCGTACATTATCTTGGTTGTTGGCTTTCTGCTATTTTTATGTCTGAATGGAGGGATAGTTGTTGGTGACAGGACCAACCATGAGATCTCTCTGAATTTTCCACAGTTATATTACTTCTTTTCGTTCACGCTTGCTTTCTCTGCTTCTCATCTGATTTCTTCTCAAAAGATCAATTCTTTCTTGCATTCAGTAAAGAAGCATGCATTACTTTACATCGGTTTTGGAATTGTCTCCCTGTTGTTAATTTGGAAATTCACTTATGTCCATAAGTTCCTGGTGGCAGACAACAGACACTACACATTTTATATTTGGAAAAATATCTTTCAGAGGCATGAAATTATCAAGTATGTGTTGGTCCCAGCGTACATCTTTGCTGCCTGGACATTTGTGGAAGCTTTGAAGTACAAATCAATATTCTGGATCTTAGCATATTTTTTCTGTTTGGCTGCTGCGACAATTCCACAACAATTACTAGAATTTCGTTATTTCATTGTGCCCTATTTGATCTACAGGCTCAACATCCCAATGCCCTCAAGCGTCAAAATTATTGCAGAGCTGGCTCTGTATTGTTTAGTAAATGTGCTAACcctatattgtttttttaataagACCTTTCTGTGGCCAGATAGGAAGGATATCCAAAGATTTATGTGGTAATATTTTGCATCTTATTTGTAGAGAGAGGCATGACCCTTACACATGCTTTATACCTTTGCAACCtctttaatacattttttaattttttatttaatgATTTCTTTATTCTGTGCATCGTGAAGATAAGTTTGTTAAATTAACTGGTGAGCGATATTTAGCATGTTGCATATATGTAATGAATGCAGGGGAATGGGCTATTTCAAAATCCTAATGCCAAGACATCCATCCCCAAACCTTGTTCATCTAATTCTTGGTGAAGTGCATTCTCTCTGTTGGGATAAGAGACCAATTCCTCAATCTTCCTGAAAAAGCTTTTTATCTCTGTATCTGTGTTTGCAACAGTCACCCCAAGCTCCTTATTTTCAGCCAAAGCTTTTGAAAATTCTTTATCCATTCCAACATCAAGTTCATTTAGAAGCTGTTCTGTTGTCTGTAGATGAACTTTTAGATTTTCTGGAGCCAATTGGTACGAGCATGTTGTATGTACTGTTTAGTTTTGTGGTTACTTTAATGTTTGACTTGGGTACATGTACATTTGCTGTGATACAATTGTTACTATTTTTTGTCGGGTAATTCATTTACTCAATTCACACTTAATGTGAATTGGTTTTAGTCATCTGTACActaatgattttttaaaatttaatttgaaAAGTAAGCTAAGTTACTGTCATTTTTGTATTGTGGAGATTTTTTAATGCTACAATGTTTTTTTACTTAAAAAGGGGTTTGAAATAGCATTTAAAATTTTtattaatgtaaaaatattattCAAATATGCTTTTTTAAAGGTCAATTTGATTTTATTTCACGTTTCAGGTGTGTCAGAGATAGTAATGCAGGATTCTTTCAGTTCTCAGTGGATGTTTGCTTAATTAAATTTCTGCAGGACAATAAACATGATGAAAGTATTTGCATTTTTATAGTACCTCTGCATCATAGTGTTTTTTTCCTTGATAAGAaatcatgtacaaaatcatgaggggaatagataggctgaatgcagtgtctttttacccagggtagtggaattaagaaccagtggacataggtttaaggtgagaggggtgatattaaataggaacctgagggtggtgggtatatggaaagagctgcaagagggggtagttgagccagttactataacaacatttaaaaggcacgtgGATAGGTTTGGAAAgatagggccaaatgcaggcaacaaggattagcttagatgggcatcttggccagcattgATGAGTTAaggtgaatggcctgtttccatgctgtaagcctCTGACTGAGATTTGATTATCTTTTATGCAGGCATGCAAGCACTTTGCCTAAATATAATATGTTAAACAATAAAGTAAATGTCTCTTGCTAGACAGATTAGCAAAATAAATCGGTGATCTAATGTTTCTGAAATATTTTGCTAATTTCTGTGGATAAAATTGCAAAAAGCAATTTTGAACCGCTGCAATAGTGTTAATTTAACAAGTAGATATTAGCAAAGATGGTAA
Protein-coding sequences here:
- the LOC116985135 gene encoding putative Dol-P-Glc:Glc(2)Man(9)GlcNAc(2)-PP-Dol alpha-1,2-glucosyltransferase — translated: MERFVFSAVVSSNFLAASVLFAAISRAQRGPYMDEEFHVPQAQRFCSGSFSEWDPMITTLPGLYLVSTGIIKPVSWLLGWTEAVVCSTAMLRFINLLFNTGNLYLLYVLLCRIHQKDKATTAFQRIVSALTLASFPLLYFFSFLYYTDAGSTFFILFTYLMCLYESHKIAACLGFCAFMFRQTNIIWIIFCAGHVVAQKLTEAWKTDLVKKKDERTACIPDLTEETKKLGRFLLEYVLSLKNLKVLILLTWPYIILVVGFLLFLCLNGGIVVGDRTNHEISLNFPQLYYFFSFTLAFSASHLISSQKINSFLHSVKKHALLYIGFGIVSLLLIWKFTYVHKFLVADNRHYTFYIWKNIFQRHEIIKYVLVPAYIFAAWTFVEALKYKSIFWILAYFFCLAAATIPQQLLEFRYFIVPYLIYRLNIPMPSSVKIIAELALYCLVNVLTLYCFFNKTFLWPDRKDIQRFMW